A part of Pseudomonas sp. HR96 genomic DNA contains:
- the argH gene encoding argininosuccinate lyase, translated as MSTDKTNQSWGGRFSEPVDAFVARFTASVNFDQRLYRHDIMGSVAHASMLAKVGVLTDAERDSIVAGLQTIQGEIEAGSFEWRVDLEDVHMNIEARLTDRIGITGKKLHTGRSRNDQVATDIRLWLRDEIDLILAEITRLQQGLLEQAEREAETIMPGFTHLQTAQPVTFGHHLLAWFEMLSRDYERLVDCRKRTNRMPLGSAALAGTTYPIDREYTAQLLGFDAVGGNSLDNVSDRDFAIEFCSAASIAMMHLSRFSEELVLWTSAQFQFIDLPDRFCTGSSIMPQKKNPDVPELVRGKSGRVFGALMGLLTLMKGQPLAYNKDNQEDKEPLFDAADTLRDSLRAFADMIPAIKPRPAVMREAALRGFSTATDLADYLVRRGLPFRDCHEIVGHAVKYGVQSGKDLAEMSLEELRQFSDQIEQDVFAVLTLEGSVNARNHIGGTAPAQVRAAVQRGQALLASR; from the coding sequence ATGAGCACTGACAAGACCAACCAGTCCTGGGGCGGCCGCTTCAGTGAACCCGTCGACGCCTTTGTCGCGCGCTTCACCGCCTCCGTCAATTTCGACCAGCGCCTGTATCGCCACGACATCATGGGCTCGGTTGCCCACGCCAGCATGCTGGCCAAGGTCGGCGTGCTGACCGATGCCGAGCGCGACAGCATCGTCGCCGGGCTGCAGACCATCCAGGGCGAAATCGAGGCCGGCAGCTTCGAGTGGCGCGTGGATCTGGAAGACGTGCACATGAACATCGAGGCGCGCCTGACCGACCGCATCGGCATCACCGGCAAGAAACTGCATACCGGGCGCAGCCGCAACGATCAAGTCGCCACCGACATCCGCCTGTGGCTGCGTGACGAGATCGACCTGATCCTGGCCGAGATCACTCGCCTGCAACAGGGGCTGCTGGAGCAGGCAGAGCGCGAAGCCGAGACCATCATGCCCGGCTTCACCCACCTGCAGACCGCGCAGCCGGTGACCTTCGGCCACCACCTGCTGGCCTGGTTCGAAATGCTCAGCCGCGACTACGAACGCCTGGTCGACTGCCGCAAGCGCACCAACCGCATGCCCCTGGGCAGCGCCGCGCTGGCGGGCACCACCTACCCCATCGACCGCGAATACACCGCGCAGCTGCTGGGCTTCGATGCCGTGGGCGGCAACTCGCTGGACAACGTCTCGGATCGCGACTTCGCCATCGAATTCTGCTCGGCGGCGAGTATCGCCATGATGCACCTGTCGCGCTTTTCCGAAGAGCTGGTGCTGTGGACCAGCGCGCAATTCCAGTTTATCGACCTGCCCGACCGTTTCTGCACCGGCAGCTCGATCATGCCGCAAAAGAAAAACCCCGACGTGCCCGAGCTGGTGCGCGGCAAGAGCGGCCGTGTGTTCGGCGCACTAATGGGCCTGCTGACCTTGATGAAGGGCCAGCCGCTGGCCTACAACAAGGACAACCAGGAAGACAAGGAGCCGCTGTTCGACGCGGCCGACACCCTGCGCGACTCGCTGCGCGCCTTCGCCGACATGATCCCGGCCATCAAGCCGCGCCCTGCGGTGATGCGCGAGGCGGCCCTGCGCGGCTTCTCCACCGCCACCGACCTGGCCGACTACCTGGTACGCCGTGGCCTGCCGTTCCGCGACTGCCATGAAATCGTCGGCCACGCGGTGAAGTACGGCGTGCAGAGCGGCAAGGACCTGGCCGAGATGAGCCTGGAAGAGCTGCGCCAGTTCAGCGACCAGATCGAGCAGGACGTGTTCGCCGTGCTGACCCTGGAAGGCTCGGTGAACGCCCGCAACCACATCGGCGGCACCGCGCCGGCGCAGGTGCGTGCGGCCGTGCAGCGTGGCCAGGCGTTGCTCGCCAGCCGCTGA
- a CDS encoding TIGR02647 family protein, whose protein sequence is MSYTPELVAELEILALYNLSNTREGLKIHHTASPEAVAAAQRLYDKELTTQPDGGYLTSLGLDAAGHAQSLLTILNVAEAA, encoded by the coding sequence ATGTCGTATACCCCCGAGTTGGTTGCCGAACTGGAAATCCTTGCGCTGTACAACCTTAGCAACACCCGCGAGGGGCTGAAGATCCACCACACGGCCTCGCCAGAGGCGGTCGCTGCCGCCCAGCGCCTGTATGACAAGGAGCTGACCACCCAACCCGATGGCGGCTACCTGACCAGCCTGGGCCTGGACGCGGCCGGCCATGCGCAGTCGCTGCTGACCATCCTCAACGTCGCCGAAGCGGCCTGA
- a CDS encoding class I adenylate cyclase, with the protein MTRDYEIRPNLDEGVDREVLAKLRARFMKLNQGRMARAVEGLSTRQQLVLKLMPLLFHVNHPLLPGYVSGATPAGISRYEPEADELAEVQRLTRSFSYRTRPAHAPRPIQGLFLMGSLGTLAQAENSDLDVWVCHDPDLGEPALEELRKKCSLLEAWAETQGAEVHYFLIDTQSFAKGERADELSTENCGSTQHYLLLDEFYRTAIWVAGRTPLWWLVPVYDEARYPQYVHTLLSKRFIREDEMLDLGHMAHIPAGEFIGAGLWQLYKGLESPYKSVLKLLLTEVYASEHPNVQCLSLRFKQQVFANRLDLDELDPYMVVYRRIEEYLRGRGELERLELVRRSFYLKVNKRLTGPRQRTHNWQRELVARLAEEWGWDGHQLEALDSRGQWKVRQVVSERRMVVRELNYSYRFLTQFARNQQGASLINKRDFNVLGRRLYAAFERKANKIEVINPGIAPDLAEDTLTLVQAPDKREPGLTHWSLYNGSLGAYEWERFAPFKRCRHLLELLTWSHRNGVIDSTTRLALHPGSSDLTEFELFNLIHSLQQSIPLPLSTVPEEQLLTPAVPMQVLLLVNIGVDPLKHHRDLNILMTTERTDSLSYAGARENLVLTLDQAVLNSWNELQVRRHDGPHALLECLRDYLNALPENLAPTVVKVRCFCHNRAPAIAQRVEMLLRNSQKLLRTRLGYRYLIQVEKHYHILHLVPGNVTHVALASMAELLEYLGRELASYSPLYLDPKALEDSDLALLLPQAQPECIQVFYRLRGTQADLYVLDEHNALWQQRVHLHDENNLLIHLQRFFESTLQRRESIIEPENPRHSAIHEILFYRIEAQPNSRAGRLEPRAAPATPVSKPFYDVQAIIGRGAAGGQVQVTLYCNEREFSQLDYGDQLFARVAEEILGQRSETEHYPCYITDVDLTGLLGKGIGSTNLHLRYKTELEKSLNRAMDEL; encoded by the coding sequence ATGACGCGCGATTACGAAATCCGTCCCAACCTGGATGAAGGGGTCGACCGTGAGGTCCTGGCCAAGCTTCGCGCGCGCTTCATGAAACTCAACCAAGGACGCATGGCGCGGGCGGTGGAGGGCCTGTCGACGCGCCAGCAGCTGGTACTCAAGCTGATGCCGCTGCTGTTTCACGTCAACCATCCACTGCTGCCCGGCTACGTCTCGGGCGCCACTCCGGCGGGCATCTCGCGCTACGAGCCGGAGGCCGACGAGCTGGCCGAAGTGCAGCGCCTGACCCGCTCGTTTTCCTACCGCACGCGCCCGGCCCATGCGCCCCGGCCGATCCAGGGCCTGTTCCTGATGGGCAGCCTGGGCACCCTGGCCCAGGCTGAAAACAGCGACCTGGATGTGTGGGTGTGCCACGACCCGGACCTGGGCGAGCCGGCCCTGGAAGAACTGCGCAAGAAATGCAGCCTGCTGGAGGCCTGGGCCGAAACCCAGGGCGCCGAGGTGCATTACTTCCTCATCGACACGCAAAGCTTCGCCAAGGGCGAACGGGCCGACGAGCTGAGCACCGAGAACTGCGGCTCGACCCAGCATTACCTGCTGCTCGACGAGTTCTACCGCACCGCCATCTGGGTCGCCGGGCGCACGCCACTGTGGTGGCTGGTGCCGGTCTACGACGAGGCGCGCTACCCGCAATACGTGCACACCCTGCTGTCCAAGCGCTTCATTCGCGAGGACGAGATGCTCGACCTCGGGCACATGGCGCACATTCCCGCCGGCGAATTCATCGGCGCCGGCCTGTGGCAGCTGTACAAGGGCCTGGAGTCGCCCTACAAGTCGGTGCTCAAGCTGCTGCTGACCGAGGTCTACGCCAGCGAGCACCCCAACGTGCAGTGCCTGAGCCTGCGCTTCAAACAGCAGGTGTTCGCCAACCGTTTGGACCTCGACGAACTCGACCCGTACATGGTGGTGTACCGCCGCATCGAGGAATACCTGCGCGGGCGCGGCGAGCTCGAGCGCCTGGAGCTGGTGCGGCGCAGCTTCTACCTCAAGGTCAACAAGCGCCTCACCGGGCCGCGCCAGCGCACGCACAACTGGCAGCGCGAACTGGTGGCGCGGCTGGCCGAGGAATGGGGCTGGGACGGCCATCAGCTCGAAGCGCTGGACAGCCGCGGCCAGTGGAAGGTGCGCCAGGTGGTCAGCGAACGGCGCATGGTGGTGCGCGAGCTCAACTACAGCTACCGCTTCCTCACCCAGTTCGCGCGCAACCAGCAGGGCGCGAGCCTGATCAACAAGCGCGACTTCAACGTGCTGGGGCGGCGCCTGTATGCGGCGTTCGAGCGCAAGGCCAACAAGATCGAAGTGATCAACCCCGGCATCGCCCCGGACCTGGCCGAAGACACCCTGACCCTGGTCCAGGCGCCGGACAAGCGCGAGCCCGGCCTGACCCACTGGAGCCTGTACAACGGCAGCCTCGGCGCCTACGAGTGGGAGCGCTTCGCGCCCTTCAAGCGCTGCCGGCACCTGCTCGAACTGCTGACCTGGAGCCACCGCAACGGCGTGATCGACAGCACCACGCGCCTGGCGCTGCACCCCGGCAGCAGCGACCTGACCGAGTTCGAGCTGTTCAACCTGATCCACAGCCTGCAGCAGAGCATTCCGCTCCCCCTAAGCACGGTGCCCGAAGAGCAGCTGCTGACCCCGGCGGTGCCGATGCAGGTGCTGCTGCTGGTGAACATCGGCGTCGACCCGCTCAAGCATCACCGCGACCTGAACATCCTCATGACCACCGAGCGCACCGACTCGCTGAGCTACGCCGGGGCCCGCGAGAACCTGGTGCTGACCCTCGACCAGGCCGTGCTCAACAGCTGGAACGAATTGCAGGTGCGTCGCCACGACGGCCCCCACGCCCTGCTCGAGTGCCTGCGCGACTACCTCAACGCCCTGCCCGAGAACCTCGCGCCGACCGTGGTCAAGGTGCGCTGCTTCTGCCACAACCGCGCCCCGGCCATCGCCCAGCGCGTGGAGATGCTGCTGCGCAACTCGCAGAAGCTGCTGCGCACGCGGTTGGGCTACCGCTACCTGATCCAGGTGGAGAAGCACTATCACATCCTGCACCTGGTGCCCGGCAACGTCACTCACGTGGCCCTGGCGTCGATGGCCGAACTGCTCGAATACCTGGGCCGCGAACTGGCCAGCTACAGCCCGCTGTATTTGGACCCCAAGGCCCTGGAAGACAGCGACCTGGCGCTGCTGCTGCCCCAGGCCCAGCCCGAATGCATCCAGGTGTTCTATCGCCTGCGTGGCACCCAGGCCGACCTCTACGTGCTCGACGAGCACAACGCCCTGTGGCAGCAACGGGTGCACCTGCATGACGAGAACAACCTGCTGATTCATCTGCAGCGCTTCTTCGAGTCGACCCTGCAGCGCCGCGAATCGATCATCGAGCCGGAAAACCCGCGGCACTCGGCGATCCACGAAATCCTCTTCTACCGCATCGAGGCCCAGCCCAACAGCCGCGCCGGGCGCCTGGAACCCCGGGCCGCGCCCGCCACGCCGGTGAGCAAGCCGTTCTATGACGTGCAGGCGATCATCGGCCGCGGCGCTGCCGGCGGCCAGGTGCAGGTCACGCTGTATTGCAACGAACGGGAGTTTTCCCAGCTGGACTACGGCGATCAGCTGTTCGCCCGGGTGGCCGAAGAGATTCTCGGCCAGCGCAGCGAGACCGAGCACTACCCCTGCTACATCACCGACGTCGACCTGACCGGGCTGCTGGGCAAGGGCATCGGCTCGACCAACCTGCACCTGCGCTACAAGACCGAGCTGGAGAAGTCGCTGAACCGGGCGATGGATGAGTTGTAG
- a CDS encoding DUF1289 domain-containing protein — MTAPRAPKPLYSNINPAVESPCVSLCKLDDERVCMGCFRHVEDIREWRSADDQRRREIKAQAEQRRALAQG, encoded by the coding sequence ATGACTGCTCCGCGTGCGCCCAAGCCCCTGTATTCCAATATCAACCCCGCGGTCGAGTCGCCGTGCGTGAGCCTGTGCAAGCTCGATGACGAGCGCGTGTGCATGGGCTGCTTCCGCCATGTGGAAGACATCCGCGAATGGCGCTCGGCGGATGATCAGCGCCGGCGTGAGATCAAGGCCCAGGCCGAGCAACGGCGGGCTTTGGCCCAGGGTTGA
- the cyaY gene encoding iron donor protein CyaY — protein MSLSEADFHDLVDATQQALEDIFDESGLDVDLENSAGVLTVKFENSSQLIFSRQEPLRQLWLAARSGGFHFDYDEDSKAWMCDSSDELLSEMLTRVTLEQAGVELDFDEI, from the coding sequence ATGAGTTTGAGCGAAGCCGATTTTCATGATCTGGTCGATGCCACCCAGCAAGCGCTGGAAGATATCTTCGACGAGAGCGGCCTGGACGTGGACCTGGAGAACTCCGCGGGGGTACTGACCGTCAAGTTCGAGAACAGCAGCCAATTGATCTTCAGCCGTCAGGAACCGCTGCGTCAGCTGTGGCTGGCGGCCCGCTCCGGTGGCTTTCACTTCGACTATGACGAAGACAGCAAGGCCTGGATGTGCGACTCCAGCGATGAGCTGCTCAGCGAAATGCTCACCCGCGTCACCCTGGAGCAGGCCGGCGTGGAGCTGGACTTCGACGAAATCTGA
- the lptM gene encoding LPS translocon maturation chaperone LptM, translating into MKRLISSFAALVAVACLLSACGQKGPLFLPDGSKHPEGMSQTDSHKHSM; encoded by the coding sequence ATGAAGCGCCTGATCTCTTCCTTCGCTGCGCTTGTCGCGGTTGCCTGCCTGCTTTCTGCCTGCGGCCAGAAGGGCCCGCTGTTCCTGCCTGACGGCAGCAAACACCCGGAAGGCATGTCGCAAACCGATTCGCACAAACACAGCATGTAA
- the lysA gene encoding diaminopimelate decarboxylase: MDAFNYRDGQLFAEGVALAALAERFGTPTYVYSRAHIEGQYRAYADALQGMPHLVCFAVKANSNLGVLNVLARLGAGFDIVSGGELERVLAAGGRADRVVFSGVGKTREDMRRALEVGVHCFNVESTDELERLQEVAADLGVRAPISLRVNPDVDAGTHPYISTGLKENKFGIDIAAAEDVYIRAAQLPNLEIVGVDCHIGSQLTSLPPFLDALDRLLGLIDRLGDCGIHLRHIDLGGGLGVRYRDEQPPLAADYIQAVRQRLEGRELGLVFEPGRFIVANAGVLLTRVEYLKHTEHKDFAIVDAAMNDLIRPALYQAWMDVKAVQPREGAGRAYDVVGPICETGDFLAKDRQLTLAEGDLLSVHSAGAYSFVMSSNYNTRGRCAEILVDGDQAFEVRRRETVAELFAGESLLPE; this comes from the coding sequence ATGGACGCTTTCAACTACCGCGACGGCCAGCTGTTCGCGGAAGGGGTCGCTTTGGCCGCGCTGGCCGAGCGCTTCGGCACGCCCACCTATGTCTACTCCCGCGCCCATATCGAGGGGCAGTACCGCGCCTACGCCGATGCCCTGCAGGGCATGCCGCACCTGGTGTGTTTCGCCGTCAAGGCCAACTCCAACCTCGGCGTGCTGAATGTGCTTGCGCGCCTGGGCGCCGGCTTCGACATCGTCTCCGGTGGCGAGCTCGAGCGTGTCCTGGCCGCCGGCGGGCGCGCCGACCGCGTGGTCTTCTCCGGCGTCGGCAAGACCCGTGAAGACATGCGCCGCGCCCTCGAAGTGGGAGTGCATTGCTTCAACGTCGAGTCCACCGACGAGCTCGAACGCCTGCAAGAGGTCGCCGCCGACCTGGGTGTGCGTGCGCCGATCTCCCTGCGCGTCAACCCGGACGTCGATGCCGGCACCCACCCGTACATCTCCACCGGCCTCAAGGAGAACAAGTTCGGCATCGACATCGCCGCCGCCGAAGACGTTTACATCCGCGCCGCGCAGCTGCCAAACCTGGAAATCGTCGGCGTCGACTGCCACATCGGCTCGCAGCTCACCAGCCTGCCGCCCTTCCTCGACGCCCTCGATCGCCTGCTGGGCCTGATCGACCGCCTCGGCGACTGCGGCATCCACCTGCGCCACATCGACCTGGGCGGCGGCCTCGGCGTGCGTTATCGCGACGAGCAGCCACCGCTGGCGGCCGACTACATCCAGGCCGTGCGCCAGCGCCTCGAAGGCCGCGAGCTGGGCCTGGTGTTCGAGCCAGGGCGCTTCATCGTCGCCAACGCCGGCGTGCTGCTGACCCGCGTCGAATACCTCAAGCACACCGAGCACAAGGATTTCGCCATCGTCGATGCGGCCATGAACGACCTGATCCGCCCAGCCCTGTACCAGGCCTGGATGGACGTCAAGGCGGTGCAGCCGCGCGAAGGCGCCGGGCGCGCCTACGACGTGGTCGGGCCGATCTGCGAGACCGGCGACTTCCTGGCCAAGGACCGCCAGCTGACCCTGGCCGAAGGCGACCTGCTGAGCGTGCATTCGGCGGGCGCCTACAGCTTCGTCATGAGCTCGAACTACAACACCCGCGGCCGCTGCGCGGAAATCCTCGTCGATGGTGACCAGGCCTTTGAAGTGCGTCGCCGGGAAACGGTGGCAGAGCTGTTCGCTGGCGAAAGCCTGCTGCCGGAGTAA
- the dapF gene encoding diaminopimelate epimerase, with protein MLLRFTKMHGLGNDFMVLDLVSQHAHIQPKHAKQWGDRHTGIGFDQLLLVEAPSNPEVDFRYRIFNSDGSEVEQCGNGARCFARFVLDKRLTAKKLIRVETKSGIIELDVRNDGQICVNMGPPRFTPAEIPFQAEQQALSYPVQVDGQTLNLAALSMGNPHAVLRVDDIDSAPVHQLGPRLEHHERFTQRVNVGFMQVIDRSRAKLRVWERGAGETQACGTGACAAAVAAISQGWMDSPATIDLPGGRLTIEWRGPGQPVMMTGPAVRVYEGQVRL; from the coding sequence ATGCTGCTGCGTTTTACCAAGATGCACGGGCTGGGCAATGACTTCATGGTGCTGGATCTGGTCAGCCAACACGCGCACATCCAGCCCAAGCATGCCAAGCAATGGGGCGACCGCCACACCGGCATTGGCTTCGACCAGCTGCTGCTGGTGGAGGCGCCGAGCAACCCCGAGGTAGACTTCCGCTACCGCATCTTCAACTCCGACGGTTCGGAAGTGGAGCAGTGCGGCAATGGTGCGCGCTGCTTTGCCCGCTTCGTGCTGGACAAGCGCCTGACCGCCAAGAAGCTGATCCGCGTGGAAACCAAGAGCGGCATCATCGAGCTGGACGTGCGCAACGATGGGCAGATCTGCGTGAACATGGGCCCGCCGCGCTTCACCCCGGCCGAGATTCCCTTCCAGGCTGAGCAGCAGGCACTCAGCTACCCGGTGCAGGTCGACGGCCAGACCCTGAACCTGGCCGCGCTGTCCATGGGCAACCCCCACGCCGTGTTGCGCGTCGACGACATCGACAGCGCGCCCGTGCATCAACTGGGGCCTCGCCTGGAACACCACGAGCGGTTCACGCAGCGGGTCAACGTCGGCTTCATGCAGGTGATCGACCGCAGCCGTGCCAAACTGCGGGTATGGGAACGCGGCGCCGGGGAAACCCAGGCCTGCGGCACCGGCGCCTGCGCGGCCGCGGTCGCCGCCATCAGCCAGGGCTGGATGGATTCGCCAGCCACCATCGACCTGCCCGGCGGGCGCCTGACCATCGAATGGCGCGGCCCCGGCCAGCCGGTGATGATGACGGGCCCGGCGGTGCGGGTCTACGAAGGACAGGTACGACTATGA